In one window of Agromyces badenianii DNA:
- a CDS encoding YeiH family protein, whose translation MPGLLVAASAALIAWLAHLALPAVPMLTAAVALGIVVGQIPALRPALAGSLAPGLRIAARRLLRLGIVLLGLKLSLVDIAALGWVSIATTIGVVVLTFVGTIGLGRAFGLPGHQPLLIASGFSICGASAIGAMGAAVRARDEEQAVPVALVTLCGTLAIAVLPALWRPLGLSSTGFGHWVGAGVHDVGQVVATAQIAGTTALAVAVVVKLTRVLMLAPMVAITAAVERRKPTDAAGPHPAIVPLFVAGFLAAVLLNTLVPLPEWLLTGADQLQTVLLTMALFALGASIRLGELASTGWRALVVGLTSWVLVAALAYGAVLLG comes from the coding sequence ATGCCGGGACTGCTCGTCGCGGCATCCGCGGCCCTCATCGCGTGGCTCGCGCACCTTGCGCTGCCGGCCGTGCCGATGCTCACCGCGGCGGTCGCCCTCGGCATCGTGGTCGGGCAGATCCCGGCGCTGCGGCCGGCGCTCGCCGGCAGCCTCGCGCCGGGCCTGCGCATCGCCGCACGCCGGCTGCTGCGACTCGGCATCGTGCTGCTCGGCCTGAAGCTCAGCCTCGTCGACATCGCCGCGCTCGGCTGGGTGTCGATCGCGACCACGATCGGCGTCGTCGTGCTCACCTTCGTCGGCACGATCGGGCTCGGCCGCGCCTTCGGGCTGCCCGGTCACCAGCCGCTCCTCATCGCGAGCGGCTTCTCGATCTGCGGGGCTTCGGCGATCGGCGCGATGGGCGCCGCCGTGCGCGCACGCGACGAGGAGCAGGCCGTGCCGGTCGCCCTCGTCACCCTGTGCGGCACCCTCGCGATCGCGGTGCTGCCGGCGCTGTGGCGTCCGCTCGGCCTCTCGAGCACGGGGTTCGGGCATTGGGTCGGGGCCGGCGTGCACGACGTGGGCCAGGTCGTGGCGACCGCCCAGATCGCGGGCACCACGGCCCTCGCCGTCGCCGTCGTGGTGAAGCTCACCCGGGTGCTCATGCTCGCGCCGATGGTCGCGATCACCGCGGCCGTCGAGCGTCGCAAGCCGACCGATGCCGCGGGCCCGCACCCTGCGATCGTGCCGCTCTTCGTGGCGGGCTTCCTCGCCGCGGTGCTGCTGAACACGCTCGTGCCGCTGCCCGAATGGCTGCTGACCGGCGCCGACCAGCTGCAGACCGTGCTGCTGACGATGGCGCTCTTCGCGCTCGGCGCGTCGATCCGGCTCGGTGAGCTCGCGAGCACCGGGTGGCGGGCGCTCGTCGTCGGCCTCACCTCGTGGGTGCTCGTCGCAGCCCTCGCGTACGGCGCCGTGCTGCTCGGCTGA